One region of Nitrospinaceae bacterium genomic DNA includes:
- a CDS encoding carbon starvation protein A: MLTIVILIGSILFFYYIGYRFYAGRLDREVIQPDGGKTTPAVSQKDGIDFVPSKPMVLFGHNFASIAGAGPVIGPIIAMHYFGWGLTLFWILVGNVFIGAVHDYITLMISVRNRGSSIAEIAESSMGIRAKSVFAVFLVLAMLLVVAVFGVVAAKTLIAQPEMVFPTFAIIPVSMILGWIIYKKNGNLVTASLIAVAVLILNIYIGFKFPIPLPDEGLLGLSPLMFWFVALMIYAGVASVLPVQILLQPRDYLSTYVLFGSMALGILGLLWVHPEINTPVYRGVVSDVQGPVWPMLFVLVACGAVSGFHSLVAGGTTSKQLATETHGKPISYGGMLTEGVVAVVTVLLVGGGLYWVAPAGGGVDMATLGFRETLNSGGWILAFGNGFGNVVHQMLPILSFTFASMIAVLALNTFVLTTLDTAVRITRFIVQESLGPKVPVFQNKYVTTVAVVFLAYLIGATEGWQQIWPIFGATNQLIAAVALMVCSTYLMAAKKPTKYTLYPAVFMIITTIGALSWQSYKFLSAPRPNYFLGLAAMVLIALAIFVGSEGLKALKGRSVKDFKPASSEA, encoded by the coding sequence ATGTTGACCATCGTCATTCTCATCGGTTCCATTCTGTTTTTTTACTACATCGGTTACCGGTTTTACGCGGGCCGGCTGGACCGGGAGGTGATTCAGCCAGATGGCGGCAAAACCACTCCCGCCGTCTCTCAAAAAGATGGTATAGATTTTGTCCCCAGTAAGCCAATGGTGCTGTTCGGGCATAACTTTGCGTCCATCGCCGGTGCAGGTCCGGTTATTGGCCCGATCATCGCCATGCATTATTTCGGCTGGGGCCTGACCTTGTTCTGGATCCTGGTGGGCAATGTGTTTATCGGCGCGGTGCATGACTACATCACCTTGATGATTTCCGTTCGTAACCGGGGAAGCTCCATCGCCGAGATCGCCGAAAGCTCAATGGGAATTCGTGCCAAGTCGGTGTTTGCCGTTTTCCTGGTGCTTGCCATGTTGCTTGTTGTCGCAGTGTTTGGCGTGGTCGCCGCAAAAACCCTCATCGCTCAGCCGGAGATGGTGTTTCCCACCTTTGCGATTATTCCGGTGTCGATGATTCTGGGTTGGATCATTTACAAAAAAAACGGCAACCTGGTCACGGCCTCGTTGATTGCGGTGGCTGTGCTGATTTTAAACATCTATATCGGCTTCAAATTTCCCATTCCTCTGCCAGATGAAGGGTTGCTGGGGCTTTCTCCACTGATGTTCTGGTTCGTGGCTCTGATGATTTACGCCGGAGTGGCTTCGGTGTTGCCGGTTCAAATCCTGCTTCAGCCCAGAGACTATTTGTCCACCTACGTATTGTTCGGTTCGATGGCGCTGGGGATCCTGGGCCTTTTATGGGTGCATCCAGAGATCAACACTCCGGTTTACAGAGGGGTTGTCTCTGATGTTCAGGGTCCGGTGTGGCCGATGCTGTTTGTTCTGGTGGCATGCGGCGCGGTTTCCGGGTTTCATTCGCTGGTGGCGGGGGGGACGACATCCAAGCAGTTGGCGACCGAAACGCATGGCAAGCCGATCAGTTACGGGGGAATGTTGACCGAGGGCGTGGTCGCGGTGGTCACGGTTCTGCTGGTCGGAGGCGGTTTGTACTGGGTGGCTCCAGCCGGGGGCGGGGTCGATATGGCGACGCTTGGCTTTCGCGAAACCCTCAATTCCGGCGGATGGATTCTGGCGTTTGGCAACGGCTTCGGCAACGTGGTGCATCAGATGCTGCCAATACTGAGTTTCACATTCGCCTCAATGATAGCCGTTTTGGCTCTCAACACCTTTGTATTGACCACGCTGGATACGGCGGTCCGCATCACCCGCTTCATCGTGCAGGAATCCTTAGGACCCAAAGTGCCCGTATTTCAGAATAAATATGTCACCACGGTGGCGGTGGTTTTTCTTGCCTATCTGATCGGCGCGACCGAAGGCTGGCAGCAGATCTGGCCGATTTTCGGAGCGACCAACCAGCTCATCGCCGCGGTGGCGCTGATGGTCTGTTCCACCTATTTGATGGCAGCAAAGAAACCGACGAAGTACACGCTTTATCCGGCAGTGTTCATGATCATCACCACGATCGGAGCACTCTCCTGGCAGAGTTACAAATTTCTGAGTGCACCCAGGCCCAATTATTTCCTCGGATTGGCGGCAATGGTTCTTATTGCCCTGGCGATATTTGTGGGAAGTGAAGGGCTCAAGGCGCTGAAAGGAAGGTCGGTGAAAGATTTTAAACCCGCCTCTTCCGAAGCCTGA